Proteins found in one Hevea brasiliensis isolate MT/VB/25A 57/8 chromosome 18, ASM3005281v1, whole genome shotgun sequence genomic segment:
- the LOC110649405 gene encoding BES1/BZR1 homolog protein 4 isoform X1: MTSGTRMPTWKERENNKRRERRRRAIAAKIYAGLRMYGNYKLPKHCDNNEVLKALCNEAGWTVEEDGTTYRKGCKPVERMDIMGGSASASPCSSYHPSPCASYNPSPGSSSFPSPVSSCYTANTNGKADANSLIPWLKNLSSGSSSASSKHPYHLFTHSGSISAPVTPPLSSPTARTPRAKNDWDDPAAGPSWAGQNYSFLPSSMPSSTPPSPGRQVLPDSGWLAGIEIPLSGPSSPTFSLVSRNPFGFRDEPLSGAGSRMWTPGQSGTCSPAVPAGVDQTADVPMLDSMAAEFAFGSNTTGLVKPWEGERIHEECVSDDLELTLGNSRTR, encoded by the exons ATGACGTCGGGGACGAGAATGCCGACGTGGAAGGAGAGAGAGAATAATAAGAGAAGAGAGAGGAGAAGAAGGGCGATCGCGGCGAAGATCTATGCTGGACTGAGAATGTATGGAAATTACAAGCTCCCTAAGCACTGCGACAATAATGAGGTCCTTAAAGCGCTCTGCAACGAGGCTGGTTGGACCGTTGAAGAAGATGGCACCACTTATAGAAAG GGCTGCAAACCTGTGGAACGCATGGACATTATGGGAGGGTCTGCATCAGCTAGTCCATGCTCATCCTACCACCCAAGTCCATGTGCATCCTATAATCCAAGTCCTGGCTCATCTTCTTTCCCTAGTCCTGTTTCATCCTGTTACACTGCCAATACTAATGGTAAGGCTGATGCCAATTCCCTCATCCCATGGCTTAAAAACCTCTCATCTGGCTCATCATCAGCCTCATCCAAGCACCCTTACCATCTCTTCACTCACAGTGGTTCCATAAGTGCTCCAGTCACCCCTCCATTGAGCTCCCCAACTGCTCGAACTCCGCGTGCCAAAAATGACTGGGATGACCCGGCGGCTGGTCCATCATGGGCAGGTCAGAATTATTCGTTCCTGCCCTCATCTATGCCGTCATCTACCCCACCAAGTCCTGGCCGTCAGGTCCTGCCTGATTCAGGATGGCTAGCTGGTATTGAAATTCCCCTAAGTGGACCATCATCACCCACATTTAGCCTTGTTTCACGGAACCCATTTGGCTTCAGAGATGAGCCTCTATCTGGTGCTGGATCGCGAATGTGGACTCCTGGGCAAAGCGGGACATGCTCTCCTGCTGTTCCTGCAGGTGTTGACCAGACAGCAGATGTTCCAATGCTAGACAGTATGGCAGCTGAGTTTGCATTTGGAAGTAACACAACAGGGTTAGTGAAACCTTGGGAAGGAGAGAGGATCCATGAGGAATGTGTATCTGATGATCTTGAGCTTACACTTGGAAATTCTAGGACCAG ATGA
- the LOC110649389 gene encoding uncharacterized protein LOC110649389 isoform X2, with the protein MEGNSLNFEPHLEVEGIGNLETRVSNSLPDNGGLESSTDFYNSAATTGLGTHRILTSGENDPRNNEKNETKTSEQKVGKYFFYDSPLSEETGVWIPVSVPPMLGNDHEEWSRGFHSNGGYFPDGDMGWNHYLGEEKDLTMWDVIVEMLLAARGKVSAIASGDIRSCNFSWISSRLLEQAWQEMAQTLTEANFGNAREILEAEPPRWLADSTASACMLCGVRFHPIMCSRHHCRFCGGIFCGECSKGRSLLPVKFRIADPQRVCDVCCVRLQTVQPYLMDQVSHAAQLPTHDLTDLSTLRSWVNFPWGQSMEYEIYKAANTIQGYNKAVCLKPEKSIPDAILRQAKGLAIITVVKVGVMVTYNVGTGLVVARREDGSWSPPSAVSSFGMGWGAQAGGELTDFIIVLRTNDAVKTFCGNAHVSMGAGLSAAVGVIGRAVEADLRAGDGGYAACYTYSCSKGAFVGCSLEGSIVTTRAKENSRFYGSQSISASDILLGSLPRPPAAAILYRALADLSQKLER; encoded by the exons ATGGAGGGTAATTCTCTAAATTTCGAACCTCATCTTGAAGTTGAAGGAATTGGGAATTTGGAGACTAGGGTTTCCAATTCTCTTCCG GATAATGGGGGACTTGAAAGTTCTACAGATTTCTATAATTCTGCAGCCACCACTGGATTAGGGACCCATAGAATTCTTACCTCTGGAGAAAATGATCCCAGGAATAATGAGAAGAACGAAACAAAAACCAGTGAGCAAAAGGTAGGGAAGTACTTCTTTTATGATTCACCCCTTTCTGAAGAAACTGGGGTTTGGATACCTGTTTCTGTTCCACCCATGTTGGGAAATGATCATGAAGAGTGGAGCAGAGGTTTTCATTCAAATGGTGGTTATTTTCCTGATGGTGACATGGGATGGAACCATTACCTTGGAGAAGAGAAGGATTTAACCATGTGGGATGTGATAGTGGAAATGTTACTTGCAGCTCGTGGAAAAGTGAGCGCTATTGCTTCAGGTGATATTCGTAGTTGCAATTTTTCATGGATATCAAGCCGTCTATTAGAGCAAGCTTGGCAAGAGATGGCTCAAACTCTCACGGAAGCCAATTTTGGGAATGCAAGGGAGATTCTTGAAGCAGAGCCTCCAAGATGGTTGGCTGATAGTACTGCCTCTGCTTGCATGCTGTGTGGTGTGCGGTTTCATCCAATCATGTGCTCCAGGCATCATTGCAGGTTTTGTGGAGGAATATTTTGTGGCGAGTGCTCTAAAGGTAGGAGTTTGTTGCCAGTGAAGTTTCGTATTGCAGATCCTCAGCGTGTCTGTGATGTATGTTGTGTGCGGCTTCAGACTGTCCAGCCATACCTGATGGACCAAGTAAGCCATGCTGCCCAGTTGCCTACCCATGACTTGACAGACCTTAGTACTTTGAGATCCTGGGTTAATTTTCCATGGGGACAATCCATGGAATATGAGATTTATAAGGCAGCAAATACAATTCAGGGTTATAACAAG GCAGTTTGTCTAAAACCTGAGAAATCAATTCCAGATGCCATTCTACGACAAGCAAAAGGCCTTGCAATAATCACAGTTGTGAAAGTTGGAGTGATGGTTACATATAATGTTGGAACTGGGCTTGTAGTCGCTCGAAGAGAAGATGGCTCATGGTCTCCGCCCTCTGCTGTATCTTCATTTGGCATGGGTTGGGGAGCACAG GCTGGAGGCGAATTGACAGATTTCATAATTGTGTTGAGAACAAATGATGCTGTCAAGACTTTTTGCGGCAATGCACATGTTTCAATGGGTGCTGGTTTGAGTGCAGCAGTTGGTGTCATTGGACGGGCAGTTGAAGCTGATTTGAGGGCTGGTGATGGTGGGTATGCTGCTTGTTATACGTACAGCTGCAGTAAAG GAGCATTTGTTGGATGTTCACTTGAAGGGAGTATTGTCACCACACGTGCGAAAGAGAATTCCAGATTTTATGGAAGCCAGTCAATAAGTGCATCAGATATACTTCTTGGCTCATTACCAAGGCCACCTGCTGCAGCAATTCTTTATCGTGCACTTGCAGACCTATCTCAGAAGCTTGAGAGGTGA
- the LOC110649376 gene encoding uncharacterized protein LOC110649376 isoform X2 — MVAIHSTIIFFPILLIFLATLLQSSCSYVTTSKYPLPIPSHRALFAARRDPRQQIPNCSEMVSGPLCSQNPNCRWCKSDALDDMCFSKAEAWRLPQQEGSVKLVERK; from the exons ATGGTAGCAATCCACTCTACCATCATCTTTTTCCCCATCCTCCTTATCTTCCTTGCAACTCTATTGCAATCATCGTGTTCTTACGTCACAACTAGCAAATACCCATTACCGATTCCTTCGCATCGCGCCCTGTTTGCTGCACGTAGAGACCCCCGACAGCAGATCCCTAATTGCAGTGAGATGGTGTCGGGACCTCTCTGTTCTCAAAACCCCAATTGCCGGTGGTGTAAGAGTGACGCACTTGATGACATGTGCTTTAGCAAGGCTGAGGCTTGGAGGCTGCCTCAACAG GAAGGCAGTGTGAAACTGGTGGAGAGGAAATAA
- the LOC110649389 gene encoding uncharacterized protein LOC110649389 isoform X1: MEGNSLNFEPHLEVEGIGNLETRVSNSLPQDNGGLESSTDFYNSAATTGLGTHRILTSGENDPRNNEKNETKTSEQKVGKYFFYDSPLSEETGVWIPVSVPPMLGNDHEEWSRGFHSNGGYFPDGDMGWNHYLGEEKDLTMWDVIVEMLLAARGKVSAIASGDIRSCNFSWISSRLLEQAWQEMAQTLTEANFGNAREILEAEPPRWLADSTASACMLCGVRFHPIMCSRHHCRFCGGIFCGECSKGRSLLPVKFRIADPQRVCDVCCVRLQTVQPYLMDQVSHAAQLPTHDLTDLSTLRSWVNFPWGQSMEYEIYKAANTIQGYNKAVCLKPEKSIPDAILRQAKGLAIITVVKVGVMVTYNVGTGLVVARREDGSWSPPSAVSSFGMGWGAQAGGELTDFIIVLRTNDAVKTFCGNAHVSMGAGLSAAVGVIGRAVEADLRAGDGGYAACYTYSCSKGAFVGCSLEGSIVTTRAKENSRFYGSQSISASDILLGSLPRPPAAAILYRALADLSQKLES, from the exons ATGGAGGGTAATTCTCTAAATTTCGAACCTCATCTTGAAGTTGAAGGAATTGGGAATTTGGAGACTAGGGTTTCCAATTCTCTTCCG CAGGATAATGGGGGACTTGAAAGTTCTACAGATTTCTATAATTCTGCAGCCACCACTGGATTAGGGACCCATAGAATTCTTACCTCTGGAGAAAATGATCCCAGGAATAATGAGAAGAACGAAACAAAAACCAGTGAGCAAAAGGTAGGGAAGTACTTCTTTTATGATTCACCCCTTTCTGAAGAAACTGGGGTTTGGATACCTGTTTCTGTTCCACCCATGTTGGGAAATGATCATGAAGAGTGGAGCAGAGGTTTTCATTCAAATGGTGGTTATTTTCCTGATGGTGACATGGGATGGAACCATTACCTTGGAGAAGAGAAGGATTTAACCATGTGGGATGTGATAGTGGAAATGTTACTTGCAGCTCGTGGAAAAGTGAGCGCTATTGCTTCAGGTGATATTCGTAGTTGCAATTTTTCATGGATATCAAGCCGTCTATTAGAGCAAGCTTGGCAAGAGATGGCTCAAACTCTCACGGAAGCCAATTTTGGGAATGCAAGGGAGATTCTTGAAGCAGAGCCTCCAAGATGGTTGGCTGATAGTACTGCCTCTGCTTGCATGCTGTGTGGTGTGCGGTTTCATCCAATCATGTGCTCCAGGCATCATTGCAGGTTTTGTGGAGGAATATTTTGTGGCGAGTGCTCTAAAGGTAGGAGTTTGTTGCCAGTGAAGTTTCGTATTGCAGATCCTCAGCGTGTCTGTGATGTATGTTGTGTGCGGCTTCAGACTGTCCAGCCATACCTGATGGACCAAGTAAGCCATGCTGCCCAGTTGCCTACCCATGACTTGACAGACCTTAGTACTTTGAGATCCTGGGTTAATTTTCCATGGGGACAATCCATGGAATATGAGATTTATAAGGCAGCAAATACAATTCAGGGTTATAACAAG GCAGTTTGTCTAAAACCTGAGAAATCAATTCCAGATGCCATTCTACGACAAGCAAAAGGCCTTGCAATAATCACAGTTGTGAAAGTTGGAGTGATGGTTACATATAATGTTGGAACTGGGCTTGTAGTCGCTCGAAGAGAAGATGGCTCATGGTCTCCGCCCTCTGCTGTATCTTCATTTGGCATGGGTTGGGGAGCACAG GCTGGAGGCGAATTGACAGATTTCATAATTGTGTTGAGAACAAATGATGCTGTCAAGACTTTTTGCGGCAATGCACATGTTTCAATGGGTGCTGGTTTGAGTGCAGCAGTTGGTGTCATTGGACGGGCAGTTGAAGCTGATTTGAGGGCTGGTGATGGTGGGTATGCTGCTTGTTATACGTACAGCTGCAGTAAAG GAGCATTTGTTGGATGTTCACTTGAAGGGAGTATTGTCACCACACGTGCGAAAGAGAATTCCAGATTTTATGGAAGCCAGTCAATAAGTGCATCAGATATACTTCTTGGCTCATTACCAAGGCCACCTGCTGCAGCAATTCTTTATCGTGCACTTGCAGACCTATCTCAGAAGCTTGAGAG TTGA
- the LOC110649405 gene encoding BES1/BZR1 homolog protein 4 isoform X2 gives MTSGTRMPTWKERENNKRRERRRRAIAAKIYAGLRMYGNYKLPKHCDNNEVLKALCNEAGWTVEEDGTTYRKGCKPVERMDIMGGSASASPCSSYHPSPCASYNPSPGSSSFPSPVSSCYTANTNGKADANSLIPWLKNLSSGSSSASSKHPYHLFTHSGSISAPVTPPLSSPTARTPRAKNDWDDPAAGPSWAGQNYSFLPSSMPSSTPPSPGRQVLPDSGWLAGIEIPLSGPSSPTFSLVSRNPFGFRDEPLSGAGSRMWTPGQSGTCSPAVPAGVDQTADVPMLDSMAAEFAFGSNTTGLVKPWEGERIHEECVSDDLELTLGNSRTR, from the exons ATGACGTCGGGGACGAGAATGCCGACGTGGAAGGAGAGAGAGAATAATAAGAGAAGAGAGAGGAGAAGAAGGGCGATCGCGGCGAAGATCTATGCTGGACTGAGAATGTATGGAAATTACAAGCTCCCTAAGCACTGCGACAATAATGAGGTCCTTAAAGCGCTCTGCAACGAGGCTGGTTGGACCGTTGAAGAAGATGGCACCACTTATAGAAAG GGCTGCAAACCTGTGGAACGCATGGACATTATGGGAGGGTCTGCATCAGCTAGTCCATGCTCATCCTACCACCCAAGTCCATGTGCATCCTATAATCCAAGTCCTGGCTCATCTTCTTTCCCTAGTCCTGTTTCATCCTGTTACACTGCCAATACTAATGGTAAGGCTGATGCCAATTCCCTCATCCCATGGCTTAAAAACCTCTCATCTGGCTCATCATCAGCCTCATCCAAGCACCCTTACCATCTCTTCACTCACAGTGGTTCCATAAGTGCTCCAGTCACCCCTCCATTGAGCTCCCCAACTGCTCGAACTCCGCGTGCCAAAAATGACTGGGATGACCCGGCGGCTGGTCCATCATGGGCAGGTCAGAATTATTCGTTCCTGCCCTCATCTATGCCGTCATCTACCCCACCAAGTCCTGGCCGTCAGGTCCTGCCTGATTCAGGATGGCTAGCTGGTATTGAAATTCCCCTAAGTGGACCATCATCACCCACATTTAGCCTTGTTTCACGGAACCCATTTGGCTTCAGAGATGAGCCTCTATCTGGTGCTGGATCGCGAATGTGGACTCCTGGGCAAAGCGGGACATGCTCTCCTGCTGTTCCTGCAGGTGTTGACCAGACAGCAGATGTTCCAATGCTAGACAGTATGGCAGCTGAGTTTGCATTTGGAAGTAACACAACAGGGTTAGTGAAACCTTGGGAAGGAGAGAGGATCCATGAGGAATGTGTATCTGATGATCTTGAGCTTACACTTGGAAATTCTAGGACCAGGTAA
- the LOC110649376 gene encoding uncharacterized protein LOC110649376 isoform X1: MVAIHSTIIFFPILLIFLATLLQSSCSYVTTSKYPLPIPSHRALFAARRDPRQQIPNCSEMVSGPLCSQNPNCRWCKSDALDDMCFSKAEAWRLPQQCETGGEEIRRISTLTSC, from the exons ATGGTAGCAATCCACTCTACCATCATCTTTTTCCCCATCCTCCTTATCTTCCTTGCAACTCTATTGCAATCATCGTGTTCTTACGTCACAACTAGCAAATACCCATTACCGATTCCTTCGCATCGCGCCCTGTTTGCTGCACGTAGAGACCCCCGACAGCAGATCCCTAATTGCAGTGAGATGGTGTCGGGACCTCTCTGTTCTCAAAACCCCAATTGCCGGTGGTGTAAGAGTGACGCACTTGATGACATGTGCTTTAGCAAGGCTGAGGCTTGGAGGCTGCCTCAACAG TGTGAAACTGGTGGAGAGGAAATAAGAAGAATCAGTACACTCACAAGTTGTTGA
- the LOC110649365 gene encoding aquaporin NIP1-2, with the protein MAQAEISVANGRHGVVLDVKDDNPCNPAPAGNKPPPCASKTKEDSISSISVPFIQKLIAEMVGTYFLIFAGCTSVAANLNYDKVVTLPGISIVWGLAVMVLVYSVGHISGAHFNPAVTLAFATCKRFPWKQVPAYIACQVTGSTLAAGTIRLIFTGKQDQFTGTLPAGSDMQSFVVEFIITFYLMFIISGVATDNRAIGELAGLAVGATVLLNVMFAGAISGASMNPARSLGPAIVSSQYKGLWIYIVSPILGAQAGAWVYNMIRYTDKPLREITMSASFLKNTGRA; encoded by the exons ATGGCTCAGGCTGAGATCTCAGTAGCTAATGGCAGGCATGGAGTTGTATTGGATGTTAAGGATGATAATCCTTGTAATCCTGCTCCAGCTGGTAATAAGCCTCCTCCTTGTGCCTCCAAAACTAAAGAAGATTCAATCTCAAGCATCTCCGTACCTTTCATTCAAAAG TTGATAGCTGAGATGGTTGGCACTTACTTCTTGATATTTGCCGGATGTACATCGGTGGCGGCGAATTTGAACTACGACAAGGTGGTGACACTTCCAGGAATATCAATAGTTTGGGGATTAGCGGTGATGGTCTTGGTTTACTCTGTTGGTCACATCTCTGGTGCCCATTTCAACCCGGCTGTCACTCTTGCCTTTGCCACCTGCAAGAGATTTCCCTGGAAACAG GTTCCAGCTTATATAGCATGCCAAGTCACTGGATCAACACTAGCTGCTGGAACAATTCGATTAATTTTTACTGGGAAGCAAGATCAATTCACAGGAACATTGCCAGCAGGATCAGATATGCAGTCCTTTGTAGTTGAGTTTATAATCACATTCTATCTCATGTTTATCATATCAGGTGTCGCTACCGATAATCGAGCT ATTGGTGAACTTGCTGGACTTGCTGTTGGTGCTACGGTTCTCTTAAATGTgatgtttgcagg cgCAATTTCAGGGGCATCAATGAACCCAGCAAGAAGCCTGGGGCCTGCAATTGTATCAAGTCAATACAAGGGGCTATGGATTTATATTGTGTCGCCAATACTTGGTGCTCAAGCAGGTGCATGGGTCTATAACATGATTAGATATACAGATAAGCCTCTGAGAGAGATCACCATGAGTGCTTCATTCCTCAAGAACACAGGACGTGCTTAA
- the LOC110649376 gene encoding uncharacterized protein LOC110649376 isoform X3: MVAIHSTIIFFPILLIFLATLLQSSCSYVTTSKYPLPIPSHRALFAARRDPRQQIPNCSEMVSGPLCSQNPNCRWCKSDALDDMCFSKAEAWRLPQQAV, from the exons ATGGTAGCAATCCACTCTACCATCATCTTTTTCCCCATCCTCCTTATCTTCCTTGCAACTCTATTGCAATCATCGTGTTCTTACGTCACAACTAGCAAATACCCATTACCGATTCCTTCGCATCGCGCCCTGTTTGCTGCACGTAGAGACCCCCGACAGCAGATCCCTAATTGCAGTGAGATGGTGTCGGGACCTCTCTGTTCTCAAAACCCCAATTGCCGGTGGTGTAAGAGTGACGCACTTGATGACATGTGCTTTAGCAAGGCTGAGGCTTGGAGGCTGCCTCAACAG GCAGTGTGA
- the LOC110649405 gene encoding BES1/BZR1 homolog protein 4 isoform X3: MKQPSQCLCRVGPLKQIMTSGCKPVERMDIMGGSASASPCSSYHPSPCASYNPSPGSSSFPSPVSSCYTANTNGKADANSLIPWLKNLSSGSSSASSKHPYHLFTHSGSISAPVTPPLSSPTARTPRAKNDWDDPAAGPSWAGQNYSFLPSSMPSSTPPSPGRQVLPDSGWLAGIEIPLSGPSSPTFSLVSRNPFGFRDEPLSGAGSRMWTPGQSGTCSPAVPAGVDQTADVPMLDSMAAEFAFGSNTTGLVKPWEGERIHEECVSDDLELTLGNSRTR, encoded by the exons ATGAAGCAACCATCTCAATGTTTATGTCGAGTGGGCCCATTAAAGCAGATCATGACAAGT GGCTGCAAACCTGTGGAACGCATGGACATTATGGGAGGGTCTGCATCAGCTAGTCCATGCTCATCCTACCACCCAAGTCCATGTGCATCCTATAATCCAAGTCCTGGCTCATCTTCTTTCCCTAGTCCTGTTTCATCCTGTTACACTGCCAATACTAATGGTAAGGCTGATGCCAATTCCCTCATCCCATGGCTTAAAAACCTCTCATCTGGCTCATCATCAGCCTCATCCAAGCACCCTTACCATCTCTTCACTCACAGTGGTTCCATAAGTGCTCCAGTCACCCCTCCATTGAGCTCCCCAACTGCTCGAACTCCGCGTGCCAAAAATGACTGGGATGACCCGGCGGCTGGTCCATCATGGGCAGGTCAGAATTATTCGTTCCTGCCCTCATCTATGCCGTCATCTACCCCACCAAGTCCTGGCCGTCAGGTCCTGCCTGATTCAGGATGGCTAGCTGGTATTGAAATTCCCCTAAGTGGACCATCATCACCCACATTTAGCCTTGTTTCACGGAACCCATTTGGCTTCAGAGATGAGCCTCTATCTGGTGCTGGATCGCGAATGTGGACTCCTGGGCAAAGCGGGACATGCTCTCCTGCTGTTCCTGCAGGTGTTGACCAGACAGCAGATGTTCCAATGCTAGACAGTATGGCAGCTGAGTTTGCATTTGGAAGTAACACAACAGGGTTAGTGAAACCTTGGGAAGGAGAGAGGATCCATGAGGAATGTGTATCTGATGATCTTGAGCTTACACTTGGAAATTCTAGGACCAG ATGA
- the LOC110648808 gene encoding uncharacterized protein LOC110648808 has translation MVSRVLKKSPKKSIRDLRGSHRHQRKKYPIKIEAVAASSAIFAPINKTIYSCKSRLAKIFSKFARISTLNSRYKGYKILKKGLKDHRKELQQEYGLKKYNIYRALSFSKCLPPLISRTKRTVFLDLDETLVHSKADPPPQVFDFIVRPNIDGEFMNFYVLKRPGVDAFLEALAAKYELVVFTAGLKEYASLVLTKLDVKGLISHRLYRDSCKEIDGKFVKDLSEVGRDLNRVVIVDDNPNCYIFHPENAVPVRPFIDDFGDRELGKLVKFFEGCDRFKDMRDAVKQYLCEGMIRR, from the coding sequence ATGGTTAGCAGGGTCCTCAAGAAAAGCCCAAAAAAGTCCATTAGAGATCTCCGGGGCAGTCATCGCCATCAACGGAAGAAATATCCTATTAAGATCGAGGCGGTTGCTGCCTCCTCTGCCATCTTCGCACCCATCAACAAAACTATCTATTCATGCAAGAGCCGCCTTGCCAAGATCTTCTCCAAATTTGCACGCATTAGCACCCTCAATAGCCGCTACAAAGGCTACAAAATCTtgaagaagggactgaaggaccaCAGAAAAGAACTTCAACAAGAATACGGCCTTAAAAAATATAACATTTACCGAGCGCTTTCCTTTAGCAAATGCTTACCGCCCTTGATTTCGCGAACTAAGAGGACTGTCTTTCTTGATCTTGATGAGACCTTGGTGCATTCCAAAGCAGACCCACCACCGCAAGTGTTTGATTTCATAGTGAGGCCAAATATTGATGGAGAATTCATGAATTTTTATGTGTTGAAGCGACCGGGAGTTGATGCTTTCTTGGAGGCACTGGCTGCAAAGTACGAGTTGGTGGTGTTCACTGCCGGATTAAAAGAATATGCATCGCTGGTTCTCACCAAGCTAGACGTGAAGGGGTTAATTTCACACCGGCTATATAGGGATTCGTGCAAGGAAATTGATGGGAAGTTTGTTAAGGACTTGTCTGAGGTGGGGAGGGACTTGAATAGGGTAGTGATTGTTGATGACAATCCTAACTGCTACATTTTCCACCCGGAAAATGCAGTTCCAGTGAGGCCTTTCATTGATGATTTTGGTGATAGGGAGTTAGGGAAGTTGGTTAAGTTTTTTGAGGGGTGTGATCGTTTTAAGGATATGAGAGATGCTGTGAAGCAATATCTTTGTGAAGGGATGATACGAAGATGA
- the LOC110649351 gene encoding LOW QUALITY PROTEIN: seipin-2 (The sequence of the model RefSeq protein was modified relative to this genomic sequence to represent the inferred CDS: deleted 1 base in 1 codon), which yields MEQSNQTDENDHDPSSQTDQKDGCFFDVLEDFPFHDSDQSASDSTLLEPFPEVSHRRNILRRRSRPTSDRGIYGTLSNDSNHESSCISSYITENYDHKTEYKEKGQRYYRDLKENENNLYFTESNRWNGDRVDLVEVTSKVGEDDDEEMENDDLVGDSVDTAGELGDNSSPNLLECMARLVIKAIWFEVRLFFKFITFPILALYNSYMFVIDPFGVIRRGRGFLMKKLIGLCNRIIWYLSSLIIGWLKDRISIRKLLVRFAWRMFWSFYVCMILCILVIFSMMVSGSLVINLLEKPVQIREELSFDYTENSPVAFAPIMSCGGVGCDLNCVKKSLGRRVVQPNDKLEVNVLLTLPESAYNKNLGLFQVRVDLLSPYGKTLASKRQLCMLKFRSEPVRFLLNFFKIVPLVTGYTSEIQTLKVKIRGFKEGDEPTSCLKVTVEQRAEFQAEGGVPEIYDASLVLETDLSILKRIIWCWKNTIFACISMMLFIIELLFTIICCRPAIIPRTRSRGVPALNNSTPNISLNRFGTRCSVFDDNDESKD from the exons ATGGAGCAATCTAATCAAACCGATGAAAACGATCATGACCCATCAAGTCAAACCGATCAAAAGGACGGTTGCTTCTTCGACGTGCTCGAAGATTTTCCGTTTCATGATTCAGATCAATCCGCTTCAGACTCCACTCTGCTCGAACCCTTTCCCGAGGTTTCCCATCGGAGAAACATTCTCCGGCGACGGAGCCGGCCAACATCCGACCGTGGAATCTACGGCACCTTATCCAACGACTCCAATCATGAGTCTTCCTGTATCAGCTCATACATTACCGAAAATTACGACCACAAAACTGAATACAAAGAGAAAGGACAGAGATATTATCGCGATTTAAAGGAAAATGAGAACAATTTGTACTTTACTGAGTCAAATCGGTGGAATGGGGACCGAGTCGACTTAGTTGAAGTTACAAGCAAAGTAGGAGAGGATGATGACGAGGAGATGGAGAATGATGACCTGGTTGGTGACTCTGTGGACACGGCGGGCGAACTCGGGGACAACTCCTCTCCAAATTTGCTCGAGTGTATGGCTCGATTGGTGATTAAGGCAATTTGGTTTGAAGTtcgtttattttttaaatttattacgtTTCCCATATTGGCTTTATATAACTCCTACATGTTTGTTATTGATCCATTTGGAGTAATAAGGCGTGGCAGAGGttttttaatgaaaaaattgATTGGTTTATGCAATCGGATTATTTGGTATCTTAGTTCACTGATAATCGGCTGGTTAAAGGACCGAATATCGATACGGAAGCTTCTGGTGCGATTTGCGTGGAGGATGTTTTGGTCTTTTTATGTTTGTATGATCTTGTGTATATTAGTGATTTTCTCGATGATGGTTAGTGGCTCTTTGGTCATAAATTTGTTGGAGAAGCCAGTGCAGATAAGGGAAGAATTGAGTTTTGATTACACTGAGAATAGCCCTGTTGCATTTGCGCCTATAATGTCATGTGGTGGTGTTGGTTGTGATTTAAACTGTGTAAAGAAGAGTTTGGGGCGACGGGTTGTACAACCTAATGATAAGTTGGAAGTTAATGTGCTACTAACATTGCCAGAGTCTGCATATAACAAAAATCTTGGGCTGTTTCAG GTCCGGGTAGACCTCCTGTCTCCATATGGTAAAACCCTTGCCAGCAAACGTCAACTGTGCATGTTAAAATTCAGAAGTGAACCTGTCCGCTTCTTACTAAATTTCTTTAAGATTGTACCTCTGGTCACTGGCTACACGTCAGAAATCCAAACTCTAAAGGTTAAGATTAGAGGTTTTAAGGAAGGAGATGAGCCTACTTCCTGCCTAAAAGTGACAGTTGAGCAACGAGCTGAATTCCAGGCTGAAGGTGGTGTCCCAGAAATATATGATGCATCCCTTGTACTTGAGACTGATCTTTCTATATTGAAAAGGATTATATGGTGTTGGAAGAACACCATTTTTGCATGCATCAGCATGATGCTGTTTATAATCGAATTGTTGTTTACCATAATCTGTTGTAGACCTGCAATTATTCCAAGAACCAGGTCAAGAGGGGTTCCTGCTCTCAACAATTCAACACCAAAC ATCTCACTAAATAGGTTTGGAACAAGGTGTTCTGTGTTTGATGATAATGATGAAAGTAAAGACTGA